Proteins encoded together in one Vigna angularis cultivar LongXiaoDou No.4 chromosome 5, ASM1680809v1, whole genome shotgun sequence window:
- the LOC108338973 gene encoding uncharacterized GPI-anchored protein At1g61900 — translation MKGLLSPTFFLQITLFLLIFLLVVNKSQGSPISTEVDELPPAFPPSTQPQPFIPLIAPSPLRPFTNNSVPKLSGLCSLNFSAAQDIMTTTATDCWTSFAPYLANVVCCPQFDAMLVTLIGQSSKYSGVLALNATHASHCLSDVQKVLVSQGASENLKEICSVHPRNLTEASCPVVSVDEFESVVDTSRLLTACRKIDPVNECCDQVCQNVIHYAARKIALNDLSTSDGNHSMPGPKARINDCKNIVVRWLASKLDPSTANSVFRGLSNCNLNKVCPLDFPSVSSVVKECGHLIHNQTACCKAIKSYVSYLQEQSFVTNLQALKCAASLGKKLQSANVSKDVYSLCHISLKDFSLQVGLQESGCLLPSLPSNAVFDGTSGIGFICDLNDNIVAPWPTSSYLLSSSCNRTTKLPSLPTATSSQNGLFINTLVLPLLFTSILLPKRLL, via the exons ATGAAGGGCTTGCTCTCTCCCActttctttcttcaaattactctctttcttcttatttttcttctag TTGTGAACAAGTCTCAGGGCTCTCCAATATCTACTGAGGTTGATGAGTTGCCTCCTGCTTTCCCTCCAAGTACACAGCCACAACCCTTTATTCCTCTTATAGCTCCTTCCCCATTGAGACCTTTCACAAATAATTCTGTGCCCAAGTTATCAG GCCTTTGTTCATTGAATTTCTCTGCTGCTCAAGATATAATGACCACAACTGCTACTGATTGCTGGACATCCTTTGCTCCATATTTGGCAAATGTTGTATGTTGTCCTCAATTTGATGCCATGTTGGTGACCCTCATAGGGCAGTCGAGCAAATACTCTGGGGTGCTAGCTTTGAACGCAACTCATGCTAGTCACTGCCTCTCTGATGTTCAGAAGGTCCTTGTCAGTCAAGGAGCAAGTGAGAacctaaaagaaatatgttcAGTCCACCCAAGAAATCTCACTGAGGCCTCTTGTCCTGTTGTATCTGTGGATGAATTTGAGAGTGTTGTAGATACTTCGAGACTGCTGACTGCTTGTAGAAAAATTGATCCTGTAAATGAGTGTTGTGATCAAGTTTGCCAAAATGTCATACACTATGCTGCTAGAAAAATTGCCTTAAATGATTTGTCTACTTCAGATGGAAACCATAGCATGCCTGGGCCAAAAGCTAGGATCAATGATTGCAAGAATATTGTTGTACGTTGGTTGGCTAGTAAACTTGATCCATCCACTGCAAATAGTGTTTTTAGAGGACTTTCAAATTGCAACCTAAACAAAG TATGCCCATTGGATTTTCCAAGTGTCTCAAGTGTTGTGAAAGAATGTGGCCATCTCATACATAACCAAACAGCTTGCTGCAAAGCCATCAAAAGTTATGTGTCCTATTTGCAAGAACAGAGCTTTGTAACCAATCTGCAGGCCTTGAAATGTGCTGCATCACTTGGGAAGAAATTGCAGAGTGCAAACGTCTCCAAGGATGTTTATAGCCTTTGTCATATAAGCCTGAAGGACTTTTCTCTTCAAG TTGGATTGCAAg AATCTGGCTGCCTTTTGCCGAGTTTGCCTTCAAATGCAGTATTTGATGGAACTTCAGGGATTGGATTCATTTGTGACCTTAATGACAACATTGTAGCTCCATGGCCCACATCTTCATATCTGCTTTCATCCTCATGCAATAGAA CTACAAAACTTCCATCTCTTCCTACGGCAACATCCTCACAAAATG GTCTTTTCATTAATACCTTGGTTTTGCCTCTCCTTTTTACCTCAATACTACTTCCCAAGAGGCTTCTTTAA
- the LOC108340165 gene encoding uncharacterized protein LOC108340165 — MGNCLRKSKISAQNNEECDASVVEKVEKVKVVRILSKLEAAEMEERMMKKKVMRLMVKNGGSCKSGGVRISVVMSQQELKRMLRCKDEAQQQSSMEEFLHAVKLRGRRILQVGGDCDHDRISSWKPSLDTIPEDCFINSNSTICKQ; from the coding sequence ATGGGAAACTGTTTGAGGAAAAGCAAGATATCAGCACAGAATAATGAGGAGTGTGATGCCTCAGTAGTTGAAAAGGTTGAGAAGGTAAAGGTAGTTCGAATATTGTCCAAGTTGGAAGCAGCAGAGATGGAAGAaaggatgatgaagaagaaggtgatgagGTTGATGGTGAAAAATGGTGGCAGTTGTAAAAGTGGGGGTGTGAGGATTAGCGTGGTGATGAGTCAGCAAGAGTTGAAGAGGATGTTGAGGTGCAAGGATGAAGCTCAGCAGCAGAGTTCAATGGAGGAATTTCTGCATGCTGTGAAGTTGAGAGGAAGAAGAATTTTACAAGTTGGTGGTGATTGTGATCATGACAGAATCAGTTCTTGGAAGCCATCTTTAGACACTATTCCAGAGGATTGCTTCATCAATTCAAACTCAACAATATGTAAACAATGA